The Candidatus Hydrogenedens sp. nucleotide sequence ACTTAGAACAGGAACCATAAACTCGGTATCGGGATATAGGCTTAAAAACTTTTGAGCTGTTTCTAACATTACAGGGAAAATCCGCTGTATCTCCTGATAACGACTACCAGGCAATAACGCAATGCGATAAGGAGGTTCGGAAAAATCTAATAGTTTTCGGGGTTCAGGGATTCGATCCAATAATGGATGTCCTACATATACACAATCAACACCTGCTTGTTGGTAAATAGGCACTTCAAAAGGAAAAATCACAAGTACTTTTTGAACTAATGAAGCAATTTTCCTTGTCCGTGATTTTTTCCATGCCCAAACCTGTGGGCTAATATAGTAAATCATCGGTATCCCCAATCTTTTTATAAGGGGAGCAATATGGAGGTTAAAGCCAGGATAATCTACAAGAATAACTAATTCTGGCTTATATTCTTTAATCCATTCTAAGGTTTTTTGCATTAATATTTTTATTTGTCCTAAATGCTTTAATACCTCGAAAAAACCCATAATTGCATTTGAGCAAAGGTCATGGAGTAATACAAACCCCTTTTCCTTCATGTTTTCACCGCCTAAACCGACATTAACAAGTTCAGGGCGTAAATGTTTTAACTCTTGAATTACTTCTGCACAATGTAAATCTGCGGATGGGTCGCCTAC carries:
- the lpxB gene encoding lipid-A-disaccharide synthase, with the protein product MNTIFWIVGDPSADLHCAEVIQELKHLRPELVNVGLGGENMKEKGFVLLHDLCSNAIMGFFEVLKHLGQIKILMQKTLEWIKEYKPELVILVDYPGFNLHIAPLIKRLGIPMIYYISPQVWAWKKSRTRKIASLVQKVLVIFPFEVPIYQQAGVDCVYVGHPLLDRIPEPRKLLDFSEPPYRIALLPGSRYQEIQRIFPVMLETAQKFLSLYPDTEFMVPVLSKENMNVVQAIAGDFPLNICEKGMETVLRNAHTGIVASGTATLESALFKMPFVLVYRTHPLTYYIARQLVSIPYVGIVNILIGKQVVPELIQNQATPEHILSLIIDLIKNSTFRDNMLYAFDEVREILGPSGAGKRTAIEILKTLGLYPVK